Within the Miscanthus floridulus cultivar M001 chromosome 2, ASM1932011v1, whole genome shotgun sequence genome, the region caaaccctgttctcgttcaaaaaaagaataaagaatggagaatgtgcgttgattatactgatcttaacaaaaactaccctaaagacccctttagcttgcctcggatagacgaggttgtagactctaccgccggctgcgaactactctctttccttgactattattccagctatcatcagatctcctcaaggaagaagaccagataaagacgTCATTCATTACACCTTTAGGAGCacactgctacaaaactatgtccttcggactcaagaacgctggggctacctatcaaagggccattcagatgtgcctcgactaGCAAATTGGCCGCAATGTCAAAgcatacatcgatgatgtggtcgtcaaaaccAAGATAGCCGACaagcttatcgccgacctcgaagaaacctttgccaatctgaacaagtaccaatggaagctgaacccttcaaagtgcatctttggagttccatccagtatactgctaggctacatcgtcagtgctcgaggcatcgagcctaatcctgacaaggtctctgccatcaccaatatgaaacgaccaacatgtgtcaaggatatacaaaagcttacaggttgcatggctgctttaagccgcttcatatctcgcctcggcaaaaaagggttacccttctttaagctcctcaaggcctctaagcacttttcctggtcagaggaggcagactcagcttttgagcagctcaagtttttcttgacaaagccgccgatcatgacagcgccaaggccagatgagactctgctcatatacatcgccgccacttctcgcgtcgtgagtacagctatcgtcgtcgaacgcgaggaagtcGGGCATGCTTACAGGGTGCAATGTCCGGTCTACTTTATTAGTGAAGTACTCaatgagccaaaaactcgttatcctcaggtacaaaagctgttatacgcaaTTCTGATTATGTCGTGCAAGCTTTGGCATTActttgaatactacaagatcaccgtggtcactgagtttccCTTGGGGGACACTCTttgcaacaaagaagccaatggccgcatcattaagtgGACTGTTGAGCTTggcacctattccattgaattcagaagcaaacctaccattaagtcacaggcgctcgctaacttcatcgctgaatggaccgagatccaagagcccatctccgccgcttgccccgagcactgggtgatgtactttgacggcacccttaacatcaatggtgttggtgcgggcattctgttcattacgccgaccaatgATAAGCTACGTTACGTTCTTTGGATACACTTctcggcctccaacaatgccgtggaatatgaagcatgtctccatggtcttcgtatagccgttgcgctcggcgtcaaacgcctcatggtgtatggaGACTccgcattggttatcaaccagctcaacaaagactggtcctgttccagtgagaagatggacgcatactgcgccaaaatcaggaagcttaaagggaagttctacggtatcgagtaccaccacgtggtacgagatcaaaatcaaccaGCCGACCAGCTCTCAAAAATAGGTTCATCTCGCGCCGTGGTTCCACCAGGGGTCTTCGTGCAagatctcctggcgccatccattaaagaagaaaaggaagttgaggaggttccccctaccgagcaattggtacttgcggtgccttcgccggtcgccgattggagggagcaattcatcaagtacctcaccaactctgaagtacccgccgacaagaccaACACCGAATGCCTAATCCGCTAAAGTAAGTACTACATGTTGGTAGACGGTAACTTGATGAGGAAGAGTGTCAAGGAAGGGGTATTGTAGAAGTGCATCCCTCAAGACgaaggagtgaagctacttcacgaaattcattctggttcctgtggcaatcatgcggcctcaagaaacctggttggcaaagctttccgagctggcttctactggcccacggccatctccgacgtAGAAGACCTCGTACGACgctgtgaaggatgtcagttcttcgccaagcaaatacacacaCCGGCACAGGAAttacagaccatcccagcttcttggcctttcgcatgctggggactagacatgattgggcccttcaagccAGCGCTAGGAGGTTTCAGGTATGTATGCgttgccattgataagttctccaagtggatcgagtacaaaccgctcgtttcagctactgcaaagaaagtagtcgacctctttgaagatatcatacataggttcggtctcccgaacagcattatcaccgacctcggaaccatgtttaccggccatcatttttgggacttctgtgaagaccggtgcatctctatTAAATAcatttccgttgctcatcctagagctaaaggccaggttgagcgggctaatggtatgatccttgacgccctcaaaaagaggctatatcagaaagaagaaaagcatccgggcaaatggctcaaagagctaccggctgtggtctggggactgcacactcaagctagtcacagtactggtgtgtctccatattttttggtttatggctcagaggccatactaccagcagatgttgccttccgagcacccagggtggaaaattatgttgaagagcaggccgcagctgttcggacagaggacattgaccgagccgaggaagaacgcctgatcacctatgtccgcacagccaagtatctagaagatcTGTGAAGGTACTATAACCACAATGTAAAAGGTCGTTCATTCACagtcggcgatctcgttctctacagaaaacaaaagaccgaagggttgcacaagctttcttccccttgggaagggccctacatcatcaAAGAGGTAACCCGACCAGgatcttatcgcttatgtgaccTAGATGGGATTAAtgttccaaactcatggcacatcgagcaccttatacgtttctacccttgaaacgctccagatatgtactctccattttatggtgaataaagttttggtctccataatttgtctccattttttccctTTAACTTTCGATCTCTGCGTACGGTCGCCGAAGCATTACATACCCCATAACGATCTCCAAAATcaccgaacgatttctccaaatcaccaaccaCAATTTTGCTGAATAaagttctccaaatctccaaaatcACCGACCACGATTTCGCCGAATAaagttctccaaatctccaaaacgccgaacacgatttctccaaaacgctgaacacgatttctccaaaacgccaaacacgatttctccaaaacgccgaacaagatttctccaaatcgccaaactcgATTTTTCCAAATCGCAGAGCATGTTTTCCATATAGCGAAAACATTCTTTGATCAGAGAGTAACATTTTTTCTTTGTTCTCTTTGaagaagacccagtcttcgatttctccctacacatgctacgggctccgcactctgcgttataggtggtcggctgcggtcctttggtcacacctatttttcctacatgtctacgggctccgcgctcgacgttatggattaTGGatcagccaaggccgagagttcaacgTAGAATACATTGCTCAGACGCCGCTTGTGTTGCCTTTATCTTCGAGTTCGTTTAACAACAGCCGACCAGAACACGTTTAGCGTTGTTCTTTATGGAAAAAACTCAGCCACCAATTTTTTctctacacgtgccacgggctctgcgctctacgtCATGGGTGGTCGACTGCGGTTCCTGGGTCATGTCCattactcctacacgtgcacgagctccgcgctcgacgttatggactatgggctggccaaggccatagggaccaGCAGCAGACCCACTGGTCGGATGTTACTTGAACTACGCATAACAACGTCTAGTTTGAAACTTCGAAGATTATTTCGCCAAATTataagcaaactgcatatattgcATATACAAGCACCTAATGACAAATATTTGATAAGTATTTGTTTCTTGCGCTTTCGCGCTTTCTAACCATACTGTCAAGATATTACAGATGATGTCCACCGAGGAGATCATTATGCTTCGCCACTACCATCATTCTTTCTGGATAGGTATATATCACCGGCCAACTTTTTTGCCACGTCCTCCACCTCGTCTTCAAGCCGCTAGGTCTCTGCTTCGCTCAGCCCTTCGGCGTACCCACCCTCTATCGCCTCCAGGTCAGTGTCTGGATAGTGGGATCGGATAACGGCAAGGGCGTGGGTAGCGGCAGAAGCAACGGCATCGCAGTTGAAGCTTTTAAAGCTTTCCCACGCCGTCTTGCATCTTTCAATGATAATATCCAGGCGAGGTGGCTTGCCATCAGGATGAGGAGTAGTTTCCGGCTCGATGCAGTCGAGCACTAGTCTGATTCCGACAACTACGCCGTCAAATTTGTTCCTCTGGGTACGTGTGTCTTGCTCCAacacatcgaattgtgccttgaccctccgaccGTAGTctacatgcattttgaagttacaTCAGGGAAGAAATTAACCTCAGTAGAAAACCCGACCATGGGGTACTCACCGTCCAGCTCCTCGGTCAGTTTGTTCGCTCGCTCTGTCTCCTTCGTTTTCTCCTCCCGGAGTTGTTCGAGGGCCTGgcgcagctggccgagctccacatcttgttctacaagtacatcaTTCATCAACAAAAATAATCGTATCCGGCTATGTGAGGCATTTTTGTGGATCGAACGTACCTCTTTTCTCCTCAGAGACTTTTTGTAGCTTTTCCAATTGTTCGGAAGCATCTTTCAGTTGTGTAGAGGCAGTGATCAGCTACTCGAACTTACTCTGAAGTTGTTCTTTCATAGTCGCCAGTTGTCTAgataggacccccttctggtactCTAAGTCCCGCGCATTGGACTCCACAAGGTCTCGCTCGCACTGGGCCCTTTGAATATTCTTCTCTGaaaggttcatcgcctccttgagttttttgttctcctcccggagttgttcgagggcctggcgcagctggccgagcttcgcgtcttgttctacaagtacatcaTTCATCAACAAAAGTAATCGTATCTGGCTATGTGAGGCATTTTTGTGGATCGAACGTACCTCTTTTCTCCTCAGAGACTTTTTGTAGCTTTTCCAATTGTTCGGAAGCATCTTTCAGTTGTGTAGAGGTAGTGATCAGCTGCTCGAACTTACTCCGAAGTTGTTCTTTCACAGTCGCCAGTTGTCCAgataggacccccttctggtattctaagTCCCGCGCATTGGACTCCACAAGGTCTTGCTCGCGCTAGGCCCTTTGAATATTCTTCTCTGaaaggttcatcgcctccttgagttttttgttctcctcggcgaggggctccatcctcttaatcaACTAGTAACGGTGCTCATCAGTTCGAGTTATCCCCTAGaaatgcacaatgacaatgaCAGAAGGAAACAAACAATGACAATGAAGAATTTTCGGGATTCAGTATCAACCTCAATTTGTTTTACTACTCCGCCAAGGGTGGATTTcagcctcctcatttctctaggggtgtcctcttcctcaaCAACTACCACTTCGTCACCACGCTTGCGAAGGATTCAGACGGATTGGGTTCGAGGCTCATCACGAACGatctcctcgacctcgtcctcctcttccactGCAGTAGGGCTCACCCTAGGGGGGCTCCATGGTCAGACAGTGGGTCCGAGCATGACATGCGATCCTTCAGGGGGCACCGTTAGCTCCTCGGGCACCCCTGGTCTCGCCGACCCAGACTCTGCTGCCTCGCTGGCCACTACAGTTTCAGCTCCTGAGGGTTCGGTGCTACCCGACGTTGCTTCGGGCATCGTTGCCGAACCGGCCTCTGCTGATGCCGGTCCCTCACCGTCTCTAGCTCCACCTGCAGCAGTTTTTGTTTCTTCCGCCAATCGCCAAGCACTGGGGGACCCTGCCATGGGGGCGGTAGGTGCTACCTCTGCCTCAGGATCAGCTTGAGACTGCTTATTAGTCTGGGCGGATGATTTCGGATCCTCCATGTGTTTTGCGCTGCATCCGAACATTTGGTCAATCGCCCAAAAAACAGAGATCAAATAGCAAAACAATAACAATGCGAGGTTACCTATCGTTTGGTCTGCCGGTGTGCTTTTTTGAATCGGTGAGGCCTATTCGAGCCCCCGGGTGCGGCTGTGGGGTCGACCTCCGTGTTATCGGGTGGAGGTCTATCCTCCTCTACAGTTGGCCTCTGCTCCACCTGTTGTTCCAGTGTTTGCTCTGCCTGTACCACCGGGTTTCGCTCCATttgatgctcggggactcccgtcgcctgctactcggggactcccatcgcctactgctcggggacttcgtcgcttccCCTTGGTTGCCCCTCCACGCGTGTTCTGCGTGAAGTTGTTTGCACGCTGGGGGGAGGGGGAACTGTGTTTTCATCGTCATCAAACCACTCCATCACCACGGCCCTCCATGGACGGCTGGTCTGGTCGCCACCCAGTGCTATACCGCTCGGTTTGCGGGGAGCGGCCACCGCAGTTTTCCTCTTCTTCCGGGTCGGCTCGTCTGCCACTGCCCGTTTTCCCTAAGATTTCTTTGATAACGGGGGGGCGGGGGGGGCGCCGTATGATCAACATCCAAATCTCTGGATTCTGATGAGATACCGACGAGACTTTCTTCAGGGTTTTCTGTTGGTCGGACATCCACCGCTAGCAGCCATTCATCTCTCGACACATCTGAAAATATACTTCTTTgtcctgcaaatggatctttgcataagtaagtCAGTTCCCTGCTCGGCAAATTGACATTTGAACAATGACGGGTAAGAtgattacctgaggaggcgggttggtacagttgaaggcctttgtttctttcggccagctaaatgaggcGCTGGAGGTGAATAGTTCTGTGGCGCGGCctattacttctttccttgatAGACGTTCAGGTCTCTCTCGGGTTCCGTCGTCGTCGCCCTTGTAGTCAAAAGCAGGATAGGCCCTTTCCTTGCAAGGCTGGACACGGCgtactatgaagcttgctgccacaagtTCACCTCTCAACTCTACACTTTGAATCaggtcaaggagctccttcacttgctccatgtcgacACTTCTtggtctctccgaccagcttcTTTGGTTCTTTGGGATATGGTGCACGTCGCAGCGGACGGCCGGGTGGTTCTGTTTCATGTAAAACCATTTGGCATTCCACTCTTTCAAggaagtgttcagtggtacaCTGATATAATCGCTGGCCATTCCGTCCTGGAGCTGCAGATATACGCCGCTGACCACCTTGGAGCCGCCGCCACCTTTCTTCTTTAGCCAAAATaaatgtctaaagaggttgaagtgcggtagAATCCCAAGAAACGCCTTACAGAAGTGAATAAAGATCGAGATATGTAGTatagtgttggggtggagattgcaaaGACTGATAGACCAAAATACCAACAGATctcgcaagaaaggatgaacagggaacctcaatccacgccagaaataatcttcaaagactacaacttcatcggtattaggcattggaaagggctcaccaatGGCTGGACGCCATCTGTCGGTGACAcggtcaggaagcacgcccgccATCACCATTCTTTCGAGCTCTGCTTCTCCAGTACGCGACGGTGTCCACTCTTCGTCGCGGCTGGCTCCGCTTCCCGCCTTCTTTGGGCTTGTTTTCTTCGGGTTCACGGCtctcctcttcggcgccatcgcTCAGATCTCGATACGGTCTGGCGTCGGCAGCGTTTGTGGCTGTGAATCTAGAGGTGTGGTGGCTgagatggaagatgaaatggcgaAGTGTTAAAGGTGGGAAAATGGGCAGCGGCGGTActattataaagcactttccccacctttatgactcaagggtttttgggaaaccgtttcCGCGATCTGCGCCGCTGCGATTTCTTCGATGCGGcaaatgggccgttacctgggcttctgcGCAAACCGCAGCCCATGGCGCTCATTTTTCGCTGCCTTCAGTTGCTCTTCGCCTAAATATCGCCGACtactccgccatttattgaggcttagTAACTGACACTATCTAGCTGTTACACCGGTTTTTCCTCCACGGTTGGATTACTCCTATAACTCCGCCTGCAGCTCACGGAAAGGTGGTTTTTTCCGTTGGTTTTTGGTTGTTtctctatttctgaccctggcaccacgtgactgcatcacctactgtcaggctcggggactaagtggcatacttcaccttgcggtgaatatgcTGTGTCTCTTTTTGGGTCatacccggggactggctgcctgctcggctggttttctatatttcttctagtttctgaccttggcaccacatgactatatcatctgctgtcaggctcggggactaagtgggcacacttcacctcgtggtgagtGTGCGGGATTTTTTCTCGAAGATTGCATGACTACAGAGGAAGAATGACTCCTACAATTTTGTtcgaactctaagtgggcacacttgactcACTGcggagaaatttttgattctgaaattgagctccttacacccttatggcaagctgtacttggttcacgctgctcggcgattggTCATGCTGCTCGGccacggttcacactgctcggcgacggttcacgatGCTCGGCAGTACagcatggtggtcggaccataagCTTGACTGCTCGGCGTCATTCGCACTTACTCGGACAAGcccaagacggcgttgcacaacgggtacaaggcgctcggggactagctgtggggtgtacgaccccggatacccatggcagactacatgggctgcacccctaggggtggcccaacccacaagaagaagccacgcgaggcacgactctgctcggcgccttccgcaagacatcgaaaagatatcctgaagataatacgagatctgttaggatatgtatgatcccaagattcctgtaatcagttattactttccggttatctcttagatctaaccgacccgtaaccctgcctcccggactatataaggcgggcagggaccccctctaaaatcacggtatatcatacgatagctaatacaaaccaacagactacaggagtaaggtattacgtcatactgacggcctgaacctgtataactcgtgtgtctctgttgccttcttgttcttgatctcgcgctcctctaccgatcaatctaccttcgtgggatacccctcggaggactgccgacgataatcTGTCGACAGGAACATTGGATGAAAAATGATGAATTTCAAGTCATATTAGGGTTCTAGGGTTTTGATCTTAATTCAAACAACACGCTATAGCATAGGAGCCAAGGAGTGAAGCATCAAGCTCACCGAACACACAAGCGCTAGGCCAGACATGAAGAAGATTATGGCAACGGCGGTAGTGCTCACAAAGGTGATGGCAATGAACAAGCTGGGTGGAGAAGCTGATAGGCGTTTGCGACCATTGGCTTGGCTGCGCGTGAGATATCTATTTTGATCATGTCAACGAGGGCTCCACCACCATCATGGTGAATGCATATTAGATTTGGCTTATAAACAGACTAGCAACATGCATGAACATACAATTGGCCGTGACAAATTGTTACTCCCTCGGTCCCATAAAAAGTGTTGCTATGTGATTTGTGTTGATCCAACTTTTTAATGCGACTAGATTTGTAAAAACATATTAGCAGCATTTGTATccttaaataagtttattatgaaaatatattaaacAGTCTATCTAATCATACTgattatataccataaataaatgaatattttcttatatattttgtcaagaTCAATAATGTTTGATTTCTTGGAAAATAAGAATGATAGGGCGGAAGGAATAGATACTAGCACTACACAATTAAGCTTGCAAGCTCAGTAGAACGCGACAAAGTGCGACTATGCAACGAATGTGTGTGATGCGCATGAACTCGCAGCACAGGACAAAACTTCATTATTCGTTCACTATATAGTCTATATTAGTACATCACAATAATCCGGAAACCTTGGCCAACAATCAACAACAATAAATTTCTTTATTTAATTCAGCTACGATTATTCATCATCCAAGCATTTCCTCCGACCAGACCGCACTCACGAGTCACGACCGTCGTGATGCGGCTGCCGTTAGTTCTTCgcggccgcagccgcagccgccgcaGCCTGCTGTGCGCGCCTCACCTTGGCGAACTCGACCAGTCCGCCGACGTCCGGCAAGACGCCGGCAGCGTCGAGGGCGCCGAAGCGTTCCGCCCACGCCGACAGGAGCGGCGTCCTGGCGGCGTCCAAGATCTCCACGCCGCACAGCGCCTCGGTTCCTTGCAGCCACGGGAGGAGCCCGCCAAGAACGACGTCCAAGTAGCCGACGCTGTCGCCGCCGAAGAAAGGCTTTCCCTTGGAACAGACTCTCAGGCCCCCCTCCAGTGTCTCGACCGCAACGAGCAGCTGCTTCGTCCCCTCCAACCTCTCCTCCTCCGTCTTGGCACTGAATGCCTGTTTCCACGACGCCGTTATCTGCACACGTGAACAGTGAACACACATGGATGTGAGCAACATGGATCAAAATGTTGAACCGATGCAGTGAGCCATTGATGCACGAAAATTAGCGAATGGTGGTGAGACCTTGTCGTCGATGTAAGCGGCCCAGAAACGAGCAATCGCACGTTCTCGAGGGTCGCTGGGGAGGAGGGAGCGACCATTGCTCGCAAACGCCTCATCGATGTACTGCACGATGACAAGCGACTCACTGATTGGCTTGCCGTTGTGGATGAGCACAGGCACCTTCTTGTGCACGGGGTTGGACGTGAGGAGGAGGTCGCTCTTGTTATCAAGGTCCTCCTCGACGTAGTCATAGCTCAG harbors:
- the LOC136528932 gene encoding probable glutathione S-transferase GSTU6, coding for MAGGGELKLLGTWASPWACRVRIALHLKALSYDYVEEDLDNKSDLLLTSNPVHKKVPVLIHNGKPISESLVIVQYIDEAFASNGRSLLPSDPRERAIARFWAAYIDDKITASWKQAFSAKTEEERLEGTKQLLVAVETLEGGLRVCSKGKPFFGGDSVGYLDVVLGGLLPWLQGTEALCGVEILDAARTPLLSAWAERFGALDAAGVLPDVGGLVEFAKVRRAQQAAAAAAAAAKN